In Janthinobacterium sp. J1-1, a single genomic region encodes these proteins:
- a CDS encoding response regulator, with product MANILVVDDEMGIRELLSEILGDEGHAIQLAENAQQAREARAAGAPDLVLLDIWMPDTDGVTLLKEWQRDGLLTMPVIMMSGHATIDTAVEATRIGALNFLEKPIALQKLLKAVQQGLTRAQETVRAPAAAPRPVAPTPVEENSSHPVPSFGGSAPQQMMVRPGIAAPAQAEGHGYNLSFDLPLREARDAFERMYFEHHLGREGGSMTRVAEKTGLERTHLYRKLKQLGVEPGKLAKKNL from the coding sequence ATGGCAAACATACTCGTAGTGGATGATGAAATGGGTATCCGTGAGTTGCTCTCGGAGATACTGGGTGACGAAGGCCATGCTATCCAGCTGGCTGAAAATGCGCAGCAGGCGCGCGAAGCACGTGCCGCCGGCGCGCCCGACCTGGTGCTGCTGGACATCTGGATGCCCGATACCGACGGCGTGACCCTGCTCAAGGAGTGGCAGCGCGATGGCTTGCTGACCATGCCGGTGATCATGATGTCGGGCCACGCCACCATCGATACGGCAGTCGAAGCGACACGCATCGGTGCATTGAACTTCCTGGAAAAACCGATCGCCCTGCAAAAGTTGTTGAAAGCCGTGCAGCAAGGCCTGACCCGCGCCCAGGAAACCGTGCGCGCGCCGGCCGCCGCGCCGCGCCCGGTGGCGCCGACGCCCGTCGAAGAGAACAGCAGCCATCCGGTGCCGAGCTTTGGCGGCAGTGCGCCGCAGCAGATGATGGTGCGTCCCGGCATCGCCGCACCGGCCCAGGCCGAAGGCCATGGCTACAATCTGTCGTTCGACCTGCCGCTGCGCGAGGCGCGCGACGCCTTCGAGCGCATGTATTTCGAACACCACCTGGGCCGCGAAGGCGGCAGCATGACCCGCGTGGCGGAAAAGACGGGCCTGGAACGCACCCATCTGTACCGCAAGCTCAAGCAACTGGGCGTCGAACCGGGCAAGCTGGCCAAGAAAAACCTGTGA
- a CDS encoding GTPase, with the protein MTAPARRLTPLTLVSGGHASLREAAIAQALPPGQSTAVILEGLADGNSILADLAEHTSPPAALQLLRIAPGCLCCSGNLVLRVTLNRLLRHPPAHLFLSLADATHIEQLRSWLAASPYDAWLALEPELTVTA; encoded by the coding sequence GTGACGGCACCGGCAAGGCGTCTGACGCCGCTGACCCTGGTCAGCGGCGGCCATGCCAGCCTGCGCGAGGCCGCCATCGCGCAAGCCTTGCCGCCGGGGCAATCCACTGCCGTGATCCTCGAAGGATTGGCTGACGGCAACTCCATCCTGGCCGACCTGGCCGAACACACTTCCCCTCCCGCCGCATTGCAGTTGCTCCGCATCGCACCCGGTTGCCTGTGCTGCAGCGGCAATCTGGTATTGCGTGTAACATTGAATCGTCTTCTGCGCCATCCGCCCGCGCATTTGTTCCTCAGCCTGGCAGACGCCACGCATATCGAACAACTGCGCAGCTGGCTTGCCGCCAGTCCCTACGATGCCTGGCTGGCGCTGGAGCCTGAGCTGACCGTCACCGCCTGA
- a CDS encoding DUF3567 domain-containing protein → MNLIYNSEQYSVVEFGADRNLDALRFGGYEIVDKSGKRETFIAGVLAQNFRRDVSELIASEPTMEEIDEFLGSYDSLMSQPVLLH, encoded by the coding sequence ATGAACCTGATCTATAACAGCGAGCAATATAGCGTCGTGGAATTCGGCGCCGACCGCAACCTGGACGCCTTGCGTTTCGGCGGCTATGAAATCGTCGACAAGAGCGGCAAGCGCGAAACCTTTATCGCCGGCGTGCTGGCGCAAAACTTTCGCCGCGATGTCAGCGAGCTGATCGCCAGCGAACCGACCATGGAAGAAATCGATGAATTTCTCGGCAGCTACGATTCCCTGATGAGCCAGCCGGTGCTGCTGCACTAG
- a CDS encoding class II glutamine amidotransferase yields the protein MCQLLGMNCNVPTDIVFSFTGFAMRGGHTDTHHDGWGIAFFEGAGVRHFVDHQAAIASPVAELIKRYPIKSRNVIAHIRKATQGRVALENCHPFVRELWGRYWVFAHNGDLKEFNPVLNGSYRPVGCTDSERAFCYLLQELHARFGDAPPALPQLHAALAELLPGIAAHGTFNMMLSSGEALFAHCSTSLHYLVRQHPFPTAKLSDEDLSVDFSQVTTPQDRVAVIVTQPLTTNEQWTAFAPGELKLFVDGAVQEAPVI from the coding sequence ATGTGCCAACTTCTCGGAATGAATTGCAATGTCCCCACCGACATTGTCTTTAGTTTTACCGGCTTCGCCATGCGCGGCGGCCATACCGATACCCACCACGACGGCTGGGGCATCGCCTTTTTCGAAGGCGCCGGCGTGCGCCATTTCGTCGATCACCAGGCGGCCATCGCCTCGCCGGTGGCCGAGCTGATCAAACGCTATCCGATCAAGTCGCGCAATGTCATCGCGCATATCCGCAAGGCCACGCAAGGCCGGGTAGCGCTGGAAAACTGCCACCCCTTCGTGCGCGAACTGTGGGGCCGCTACTGGGTCTTCGCCCACAATGGCGACTTGAAGGAATTCAATCCCGTGCTGAATGGCAGCTATCGCCCGGTCGGCTGTACCGACAGCGAGCGGGCTTTCTGCTATCTGCTGCAGGAGCTGCACGCGCGCTTCGGCGACGCGCCGCCCGCCTTGCCGCAGCTGCACGCGGCGCTGGCCGAGCTGTTGCCGGGCATCGCTGCGCACGGCACCTTCAACATGATGCTGTCGAGCGGCGAGGCGCTGTTTGCCCACTGTTCCACCAGTTTGCACTATCTGGTGCGACAGCATCCGTTTCCAACTGCTAAACTATCCGACGAAGACCTCAGCGTGGACTTTTCCCAGGTCACCACGCCGCAGGACCGGGTGGCCGTGATCGTCACGCAGCCATTGACGACCAACGAGCAATGGACGGCGTTCGCGCCCGGTGAACTGAAGCTGTTTGTAGACGGCGCTGTACAAGAAGCGCCCGTGATTTAA
- a CDS encoding EAL domain-containing protein: MIDISSNDITPKPLRVREFYLGRQPILDRNQALFGYELLFRNAPVGPANITSDLSATATVIAHASQLGMEKVVGDALGFVNVDADVIMSDIFSFLPREKVVLEIVESMQVTPELRARISELAGHGFVFALENVVADTAQVQELLPLVQYVKMDMRTVEPAALASLALRFKREQKKLVAEKVETREEFKSTLDLGFDYFQGYYFAKPAIMTGKKLSPSQLAVMELMTLVTSDADNMDIERAIKRDVSLALNLLRLVNTPAVGARQRIDSLSQAVSVLGRRQLQRWLQIMLYAEPSKRGHSMTPLLMLATTRGRLLELLASKLRPNHAHSADIAFTVGIMSLMDTLFAVPMADILKQIEVIDEVAEALLSRGGFYGDLLRLAECIERIEDMEGEIVPTLRDLAMSPDDLVELEMAAFEWSDNVVRYAL; this comes from the coding sequence ATGATCGATATTTCCAGCAACGACATCACCCCGAAACCCTTGCGCGTGCGCGAGTTCTATCTGGGGCGACAGCCCATCCTCGACCGCAACCAGGCCCTGTTCGGCTATGAGTTGCTATTTCGCAACGCTCCGGTCGGGCCTGCCAATATCACCAGCGACCTGTCGGCCACGGCCACCGTGATCGCCCATGCCTCGCAGCTGGGCATGGAAAAGGTGGTCGGTGACGCGCTCGGTTTCGTCAATGTCGACGCCGATGTGATCATGAGCGACATCTTCAGTTTCCTGCCGCGCGAAAAAGTAGTGCTGGAAATCGTCGAATCGATGCAGGTGACGCCGGAACTGCGCGCGCGCATCAGCGAGCTGGCCGGCCATGGCTTTGTGTTTGCGCTGGAAAACGTGGTGGCCGACACGGCGCAAGTGCAGGAATTGCTGCCGCTGGTGCAATACGTCAAGATGGACATGCGCACGGTCGAGCCTGCGGCCCTGGCCAGCCTGGCGCTGCGCTTCAAGCGCGAGCAAAAGAAACTGGTGGCCGAAAAAGTCGAAACGCGCGAAGAATTCAAGTCGACCCTCGACCTCGGTTTCGATTACTTCCAGGGCTATTACTTTGCCAAGCCCGCCATCATGACGGGCAAGAAGCTGTCGCCGTCGCAGCTGGCCGTGATGGAACTGATGACCCTGGTCACCTCGGACGCCGACAATATGGACATCGAGCGCGCCATCAAGCGCGACGTGTCGCTGGCCCTGAACCTGCTGCGCCTGGTCAACACGCCGGCCGTCGGCGCGCGGCAGCGCATCGATTCGCTGAGCCAGGCCGTCAGCGTGCTGGGCCGCCGCCAGCTGCAGCGCTGGCTGCAAATCATGCTGTATGCGGAGCCAAGCAAGCGCGGCCACAGCATGACGCCGCTGCTGATGCTGGCCACCACGCGCGGCCGCCTGCTCGAATTGCTGGCCAGCAAGCTGCGCCCGAACCACGCCCATTCGGCCGATATCGCCTTTACGGTCGGCATCATGTCGCTGATGGACACGCTGTTTGCCGTGCCGATGGCCGATATCCTGAAACAGATCGAAGTGATCGACGAAGTGGCCGAAGCGCTGCTGTCGCGCGGCGGTTTCTATGGCGACTTGCTGCGCCTGGCCGAATGCATCGAGCGCATCGAAGACATGGAAGGCGAGATCGTGCCGACCCTGCGCGACCTGGCGATGTCGCCCGACGACCTGGTCGAGCTGGAAATGGCCGCGTTCGAGTGGAGTGACAACGTCGTCAGATACGCGCTGTAA
- a CDS encoding SPW repeat protein: protein MATQFKLKRWQDQVILLLGLWLIVSPWALGYAEGSPQMINALASGLVIAVLAAFDLYKTYFWAVVVNLLVGVWVAVSPWVLRLADQGPILWNCLITGIAVVVLALWELRTDPELHKHWPGAAA, encoded by the coding sequence ATGGCAACGCAATTCAAACTGAAACGCTGGCAGGACCAGGTGATCCTGCTGCTGGGCCTGTGGCTGATCGTGTCGCCCTGGGCCCTGGGCTATGCGGAAGGTTCGCCGCAGATGATCAATGCCCTCGCGTCCGGGCTGGTGATCGCCGTGCTGGCCGCCTTCGACCTGTACAAGACCTATTTCTGGGCCGTCGTCGTCAACCTGCTGGTGGGGGTGTGGGTGGCGGTGTCGCCATGGGTGCTGCGCCTGGCCGACCAGGGCCCCATCCTGTGGAATTGCCTGATTACCGGCATCGCCGTGGTGGTGCTGGCCCTGTGGGAGCTGCGCACCGATCCCGAGCTGCACAAGCATTGGCCGGGGGCGGCGGCCTAA